A window of the Phragmites australis chromosome 20, lpPhrAust1.1, whole genome shotgun sequence genome harbors these coding sequences:
- the LOC133901842 gene encoding U-box domain-containing protein 33-like isoform X1, with product MATGSSSPPTSDSPELTLSGEKVYVAVGREAAECRATLLWALHKFHQGAASSFVLLHVYSPPKFLPVLGARIPAAQVEEHELIAYKEKELQRVSDSLDQYLLLCAQEKVQAEKLVVESDDVAQGLVELISEHHVTVLVMGAAADKKYTKKMKILKSKKARVVEREADPFCKIWFICKGTLVYPRKAVPLSHEEMQEGSQSSRLTLSSAERSASLSEMWCVANTWLHKSIIEPQIERTTSDLSDNRGEENVKATNESYDNFQHILRELESVRREAYEEKCRREEAERELFAASQRAQAFENSYFRELKQKNELIEKLMTTMEEVESLIKRTDELCAKLQEEREQRMAMEKRGAHSDRIIKDLMLQRDKALREAETLRTTKREYTATAEGTMHITELSYSEITEATNNFDRSLKIGESAYGGVYKGFLRHTNVAIKKLNPESTQSQSQFNQEVEILSRVRHPNLVTLMGTCKDAQALVYEFMPNGNLDDRLACKDNSKPLSWQLRTLIASNICSALIFLHSNKPHSVVHSDLKASNILLDGNNVAKLSGFGVCRMLTDEFKTTTTLYRHTHPKGSFVYIDPEYLISGDLTPRSDVYSFGIVLLRLLTGRSGFGLLKDVQRAVEKGCLQAILDPSAREWPAIYAEQLAQVGLRCCEIRRKNRPDLQTEVWTVLEPMLKSASVTLCSLSFKSVSEDLGGVPSYFICPILQDVMRDPLIAADGFTYEAEAIREWLDSGHRTSPMTNLELPHRDLLPNHALRSAIQEWLQTNAE from the exons ATGGCCAcgggctcctcctcgccgcccacCAGTGATTCGCCGGAGCTGACCCTCTCCGGCGAGAAGGTGTACGTCGCGGTGGGAAGGGAGGCGGCCGAGTGCAGGGCCACGCTGCTCTGGGCGCTGCACAAGTTCCACCAaggcgccgcctcctcctttgTGCTGCTCCATGTTTACTCGCCTCCCAAGTTCCTCCCCGTCC TGGGTGCCAGGATTCCTGCTGCCCAGGTGGAGGAGCATGAGCTGATTGCATACAAGGAAAAGGAGCTGCAAAGAGTCAGTGACAGTTTAGATCAGTACCTACTCTTATGCGCGCAAGAAAAG GTACAAGCTGAGAAGTTGGTGGTTGAATCGGATGATGTTGCGCAGGGACTAGTGGAGCTCATTTCTGAGCATCATGTTACTGTGCTTGTCATGGGGGCAGCTGCTGATAAGAAGTATACAAA GAAAATGAAGATCCTGAAGTCCAAGAAAGCACGAGTTGTAGAAAGGGAAGCAGACCCTTTCTGCAAAATCTGGTTTATTTGCAAAGGAACACTGGTTTACCCTAG GAAGGCTGTTCCCCTTAGCCATGAAGAAATGCAGGAAGGTAGTCAAAGCTCCAGGTTAACACTGTCTTCAGCGGAGAGATCGGCAAGCTTGTCAGAAATGTGGTGTGTTGCAAATACATGGCTACACAAATCAATCATTGAACCACAGATTGAAAGGACTACTTCAGACCTATCGGACAATAGGGGAGAG GAAAATGTTAAAGCAACTAATGAGTCTTACGATAATTTCCAGCATATCCTCAGGGAGTTAGAGAGTGTAAGAAGAGAAGCTTATGAAGAGAAATGCAGGCGTGAGGAAGCAGAAAGAGAGTTATTTGCGGCTTCCCAGAGA GCACAAGCCTTCGAAAATTCGTACTTCCGAGAACTGAAGCAAAAGAATGAACTAATAGAAAAGTTGATGACGACAATGGAAGAAGTTGAGAGTCTCATTAAAAGGACTGATGAACTTTGTGCAAAACTTCAAGAGGAACGCGAGCAAAGAATGGCCATGGAGAAGCGAGGTGCCCATTCTGACCGCATCATTAAGGATTTAATGTTGCAGCGCGACAAAGCATTAAGAGAGGCAGAAACACTACGCACAACGAAAAGAGAGTATACTGCAACTGCAGAGGGGACGATGCATATCACAGAGTTGTCCTACTCAGAGATTACTGAAGCAACTAACAACTTTGACCGCTCACTGAAGATAGGAGAAAGTGCATATGGAGGTGTATACAAGGGGTTTCTTCGGCACACCAATGTAGCTATAAAGAAGTTGAATCCTGAAAGCACACAGTCACAGTCGCAGTTCAATCAAGAG GTGGAGATTCTCAGCAGGGTGCGGCATCCAAATCTTGTAACTCTCATGGGAACATGCAAGGATGCTCAAGCTCTTGTCTATGAGTTCATGCCCAATGGAAACTTGGATGACCGCCTGGCTTGCAAAGATAATTCCAAGCCTCTTAGTTGGCAGTTGCGTACCCTCATCGCTTCTAATATTTGCTCTGCACTCATTTTCCTCCATTCCAACAAACCCCATAGCGTTGTTCACAGTGACCTGAAAGCATCTAACATTCTTCTCGATGGAAATAATGTAGCTAAACTCAGTGGTTTCGGTGTATGCCGAATGCTAACTGATGAGTTTAAGACCACAACCACTCTATATCGTCATACCCACCCAAAGGGCTCCTTTGTGTACATTGATCCTGAATACCTTATCTCTGGTGATCTGACCCCCCGATCTGATGTATATTCTTTTGGCATTGTACTCCTGCGCCTTTTGACTGGAAGATCAGGATTTGGTCTATTGAAAGATGTGCAACGGGCAGTGGAAAAGGGTTGTTTGCAAGCAATATTGGATCCATCCGCCAGGGAATGGCCTGCTATATATGCCGAGCAGTTGGCTCAGGTGGGTTTGAGATGTTGTGAAATCAGAAGAAAAAACCGTCCTGACCTGCAAACGGAGGTTTGGACTGTACTAGAACCAATGTTGAAATCTGCTTCTGTGAcgctatgttcattgtcatttAAATCAGTATCAGAAGACCTTGGTGGTGTGCCATCCTACTTCATATGTCCGATACTTCAG GATGTCATGAGGGACCCTCTAATTGCTGCAGATGGTTTTACATATGAAGCCGAGGCTATAAGGGAATGGCTGGACAGTGGCCACCGTACGTCACCCATGACAAACCTTGAGCTACCCCACCGTGATCTTTTGCCAAACCATGCCCTCCGTTCTGCAATTCAAGAATGGCTGCAGACAAATGCAGAATAA
- the LOC133901842 gene encoding U-box domain-containing protein 33-like isoform X4 encodes MATGSSSPPTSDSPELTLSGEKVYVAVGREAAECRATLLWALHKFHQGAASSFVLLHVYSPPKFLPVLGARIPAAQVEEHELIAYKEKELQRVSDSLDQYLLLCAQEKVQAEKLVVESDDVAQGLVELISEHHVTVLVMGAAADKKYTKKMKILKSKKARVVEREADPFCKIWFICKGTLVYPRKAVPLSHEEMQEGSQSSRLTLSSAERSASLSEMWCVANTWLHKSIIEPQIERTTSDLSDNRGEENVKATNESYDNFQHILRELESVRREAYEEKCRREEAERELFAASQRAQAFENSYFRELKQKNELIEKLMTTMEEVESLIKRTDELCAKLQEEREQRMAMEKRGAHSDRIIKDLMLQRDKALREAETLRTTKREYTATAEGTMHITELSYSEITEATNNFDRSLKIGESAYGGVYKGFLRHTNVAIKKLNPESTQSQSQFNQEVEILSRVRHPNLVTLMGTCKDAQALVYEFMPNGNLDDRLACKDNSKPLSWQLRTLIASNICSALIFLHSNKPHSVVHSDLKASNILLDGNNVAKLSGFGVCRMLTDEFKTTTTLYRHTHPKGSFVYIDPEYLISGDLTPRSDVYSFGIVLLRLLTGRSGFGLLKDVQRAVEKGCLQAILDPSAREWPAIYAEQLAQYQKTLVVCHPTSYVRYFRMS; translated from the exons ATGGCCAcgggctcctcctcgccgcccacCAGTGATTCGCCGGAGCTGACCCTCTCCGGCGAGAAGGTGTACGTCGCGGTGGGAAGGGAGGCGGCCGAGTGCAGGGCCACGCTGCTCTGGGCGCTGCACAAGTTCCACCAaggcgccgcctcctcctttgTGCTGCTCCATGTTTACTCGCCTCCCAAGTTCCTCCCCGTCC TGGGTGCCAGGATTCCTGCTGCCCAGGTGGAGGAGCATGAGCTGATTGCATACAAGGAAAAGGAGCTGCAAAGAGTCAGTGACAGTTTAGATCAGTACCTACTCTTATGCGCGCAAGAAAAG GTACAAGCTGAGAAGTTGGTGGTTGAATCGGATGATGTTGCGCAGGGACTAGTGGAGCTCATTTCTGAGCATCATGTTACTGTGCTTGTCATGGGGGCAGCTGCTGATAAGAAGTATACAAA GAAAATGAAGATCCTGAAGTCCAAGAAAGCACGAGTTGTAGAAAGGGAAGCAGACCCTTTCTGCAAAATCTGGTTTATTTGCAAAGGAACACTGGTTTACCCTAG GAAGGCTGTTCCCCTTAGCCATGAAGAAATGCAGGAAGGTAGTCAAAGCTCCAGGTTAACACTGTCTTCAGCGGAGAGATCGGCAAGCTTGTCAGAAATGTGGTGTGTTGCAAATACATGGCTACACAAATCAATCATTGAACCACAGATTGAAAGGACTACTTCAGACCTATCGGACAATAGGGGAGAG GAAAATGTTAAAGCAACTAATGAGTCTTACGATAATTTCCAGCATATCCTCAGGGAGTTAGAGAGTGTAAGAAGAGAAGCTTATGAAGAGAAATGCAGGCGTGAGGAAGCAGAAAGAGAGTTATTTGCGGCTTCCCAGAGA GCACAAGCCTTCGAAAATTCGTACTTCCGAGAACTGAAGCAAAAGAATGAACTAATAGAAAAGTTGATGACGACAATGGAAGAAGTTGAGAGTCTCATTAAAAGGACTGATGAACTTTGTGCAAAACTTCAAGAGGAACGCGAGCAAAGAATGGCCATGGAGAAGCGAGGTGCCCATTCTGACCGCATCATTAAGGATTTAATGTTGCAGCGCGACAAAGCATTAAGAGAGGCAGAAACACTACGCACAACGAAAAGAGAGTATACTGCAACTGCAGAGGGGACGATGCATATCACAGAGTTGTCCTACTCAGAGATTACTGAAGCAACTAACAACTTTGACCGCTCACTGAAGATAGGAGAAAGTGCATATGGAGGTGTATACAAGGGGTTTCTTCGGCACACCAATGTAGCTATAAAGAAGTTGAATCCTGAAAGCACACAGTCACAGTCGCAGTTCAATCAAGAG GTGGAGATTCTCAGCAGGGTGCGGCATCCAAATCTTGTAACTCTCATGGGAACATGCAAGGATGCTCAAGCTCTTGTCTATGAGTTCATGCCCAATGGAAACTTGGATGACCGCCTGGCTTGCAAAGATAATTCCAAGCCTCTTAGTTGGCAGTTGCGTACCCTCATCGCTTCTAATATTTGCTCTGCACTCATTTTCCTCCATTCCAACAAACCCCATAGCGTTGTTCACAGTGACCTGAAAGCATCTAACATTCTTCTCGATGGAAATAATGTAGCTAAACTCAGTGGTTTCGGTGTATGCCGAATGCTAACTGATGAGTTTAAGACCACAACCACTCTATATCGTCATACCCACCCAAAGGGCTCCTTTGTGTACATTGATCCTGAATACCTTATCTCTGGTGATCTGACCCCCCGATCTGATGTATATTCTTTTGGCATTGTACTCCTGCGCCTTTTGACTGGAAGATCAGGATTTGGTCTATTGAAAGATGTGCAACGGGCAGTGGAAAAGGGTTGTTTGCAAGCAATATTGGATCCATCCGCCAGGGAATGGCCTGCTATATATGCCGAGCAGTTGGCTCAG TATCAGAAGACCTTGGTGGTGTGCCATCCTACTTCATATGTCCGATACTTCAG GATGTCATGA
- the LOC133901842 gene encoding U-box domain-containing protein 33-like isoform X10, translating to MATGSSSPPTSDSPELTLSGEKVYVAVGREAAECRATLLWALHKFHQGAASSFVLLHVYSPPKFLPVLGARIPAAQVEEHELIAYKEKELQRVSDSLDQYLLLCAQEKVQAEKLVVESDDVAQGLVELISEHHVTVLVMGAAADKKYTKKMKILKSKKARVVEREADPFCKIWFICKGTLVYPRKAVPLSHEEMQEGSQSSRLTLSSAERSASLSEMWCVANTWLHKSIIEPQIERTTSDLSDNRGEENVKATNESYDNFQHILRELESVRREAYEEKCRREEAERELFAASQRAQAFENSYFRELKQKNELIEKLMTTMEEVESLIKRTDELCAKLQEEREQRMAMEKRGAHSDRIIKDLMLQRDKALREAETLRTTKREYTATAEGTMHITELSYSEITEATNNFDRSLKIGESAYGGVYKGFLRHTNVAIKKLNPESTQSQSQFNQEVEILSRVRHPNLVTLMGTCKDAQALVYEFMPNGNLDDRLACKDNSKPLSWQSGFGLLKDVQRAVEKGCLQAILDPSAREWPAIYAEQLAQYQKTLVVCHPTSYVRYFRMS from the exons ATGGCCAcgggctcctcctcgccgcccacCAGTGATTCGCCGGAGCTGACCCTCTCCGGCGAGAAGGTGTACGTCGCGGTGGGAAGGGAGGCGGCCGAGTGCAGGGCCACGCTGCTCTGGGCGCTGCACAAGTTCCACCAaggcgccgcctcctcctttgTGCTGCTCCATGTTTACTCGCCTCCCAAGTTCCTCCCCGTCC TGGGTGCCAGGATTCCTGCTGCCCAGGTGGAGGAGCATGAGCTGATTGCATACAAGGAAAAGGAGCTGCAAAGAGTCAGTGACAGTTTAGATCAGTACCTACTCTTATGCGCGCAAGAAAAG GTACAAGCTGAGAAGTTGGTGGTTGAATCGGATGATGTTGCGCAGGGACTAGTGGAGCTCATTTCTGAGCATCATGTTACTGTGCTTGTCATGGGGGCAGCTGCTGATAAGAAGTATACAAA GAAAATGAAGATCCTGAAGTCCAAGAAAGCACGAGTTGTAGAAAGGGAAGCAGACCCTTTCTGCAAAATCTGGTTTATTTGCAAAGGAACACTGGTTTACCCTAG GAAGGCTGTTCCCCTTAGCCATGAAGAAATGCAGGAAGGTAGTCAAAGCTCCAGGTTAACACTGTCTTCAGCGGAGAGATCGGCAAGCTTGTCAGAAATGTGGTGTGTTGCAAATACATGGCTACACAAATCAATCATTGAACCACAGATTGAAAGGACTACTTCAGACCTATCGGACAATAGGGGAGAG GAAAATGTTAAAGCAACTAATGAGTCTTACGATAATTTCCAGCATATCCTCAGGGAGTTAGAGAGTGTAAGAAGAGAAGCTTATGAAGAGAAATGCAGGCGTGAGGAAGCAGAAAGAGAGTTATTTGCGGCTTCCCAGAGA GCACAAGCCTTCGAAAATTCGTACTTCCGAGAACTGAAGCAAAAGAATGAACTAATAGAAAAGTTGATGACGACAATGGAAGAAGTTGAGAGTCTCATTAAAAGGACTGATGAACTTTGTGCAAAACTTCAAGAGGAACGCGAGCAAAGAATGGCCATGGAGAAGCGAGGTGCCCATTCTGACCGCATCATTAAGGATTTAATGTTGCAGCGCGACAAAGCATTAAGAGAGGCAGAAACACTACGCACAACGAAAAGAGAGTATACTGCAACTGCAGAGGGGACGATGCATATCACAGAGTTGTCCTACTCAGAGATTACTGAAGCAACTAACAACTTTGACCGCTCACTGAAGATAGGAGAAAGTGCATATGGAGGTGTATACAAGGGGTTTCTTCGGCACACCAATGTAGCTATAAAGAAGTTGAATCCTGAAAGCACACAGTCACAGTCGCAGTTCAATCAAGAG GTGGAGATTCTCAGCAGGGTGCGGCATCCAAATCTTGTAACTCTCATGGGAACATGCAAGGATGCTCAAGCTCTTGTCTATGAGTTCATGCCCAATGGAAACTTGGATGACCGCCTGGCTTGCAAAGATAATTCCAAGCCTCTTAGTTGGCA ATCAGGATTTGGTCTATTGAAAGATGTGCAACGGGCAGTGGAAAAGGGTTGTTTGCAAGCAATATTGGATCCATCCGCCAGGGAATGGCCTGCTATATATGCCGAGCAGTTGGCTCAG TATCAGAAGACCTTGGTGGTGTGCCATCCTACTTCATATGTCCGATACTTCAG GATGTCATGA
- the LOC133901842 gene encoding U-box domain-containing protein 33-like isoform X9, which translates to MQEGSQSSRLTLSSAERSASLSEMWCVANTWLHKSIIEPQIERTTSDLSDNRGEENVKATNESYDNFQHILRELESVRREAYEEKCRREEAERELFAASQRAQAFENSYFRELKQKNELIEKLMTTMEEVESLIKRTDELCAKLQEEREQRMAMEKRGAHSDRIIKDLMLQRDKALREAETLRTTKREYTATAEGTMHITELSYSEITEATNNFDRSLKIGESAYGGVYKGFLRHTNVAIKKLNPESTQSQSQFNQEVEILSRVRHPNLVTLMGTCKDAQALVYEFMPNGNLDDRLACKDNSKPLSWQLRTLIASNICSALIFLHSNKPHSVVHSDLKASNILLDGNNVAKLSGFGVCRMLTDEFKTTTTLYRHTHPKGSFVYIDPEYLISGDLTPRSDVYSFGIVLLRLLTGRSGFGLLKDVQRAVEKGCLQAILDPSAREWPAIYAEQLAQVGLRCCEIRRKNRPDLQTEVWTVLEPMLKSASVTLCSLSFKSVSEDLGGVPSYFICPILQDVMRDPLIAADGFTYEAEAIREWLDSGHRTSPMTNLELPHRDLLPNHALRSAIQEWLQTNAE; encoded by the exons ATGCAGGAAGGTAGTCAAAGCTCCAGGTTAACACTGTCTTCAGCGGAGAGATCGGCAAGCTTGTCAGAAATGTGGTGTGTTGCAAATACATGGCTACACAAATCAATCATTGAACCACAGATTGAAAGGACTACTTCAGACCTATCGGACAATAGGGGAGAG GAAAATGTTAAAGCAACTAATGAGTCTTACGATAATTTCCAGCATATCCTCAGGGAGTTAGAGAGTGTAAGAAGAGAAGCTTATGAAGAGAAATGCAGGCGTGAGGAAGCAGAAAGAGAGTTATTTGCGGCTTCCCAGAGA GCACAAGCCTTCGAAAATTCGTACTTCCGAGAACTGAAGCAAAAGAATGAACTAATAGAAAAGTTGATGACGACAATGGAAGAAGTTGAGAGTCTCATTAAAAGGACTGATGAACTTTGTGCAAAACTTCAAGAGGAACGCGAGCAAAGAATGGCCATGGAGAAGCGAGGTGCCCATTCTGACCGCATCATTAAGGATTTAATGTTGCAGCGCGACAAAGCATTAAGAGAGGCAGAAACACTACGCACAACGAAAAGAGAGTATACTGCAACTGCAGAGGGGACGATGCATATCACAGAGTTGTCCTACTCAGAGATTACTGAAGCAACTAACAACTTTGACCGCTCACTGAAGATAGGAGAAAGTGCATATGGAGGTGTATACAAGGGGTTTCTTCGGCACACCAATGTAGCTATAAAGAAGTTGAATCCTGAAAGCACACAGTCACAGTCGCAGTTCAATCAAGAG GTGGAGATTCTCAGCAGGGTGCGGCATCCAAATCTTGTAACTCTCATGGGAACATGCAAGGATGCTCAAGCTCTTGTCTATGAGTTCATGCCCAATGGAAACTTGGATGACCGCCTGGCTTGCAAAGATAATTCCAAGCCTCTTAGTTGGCAGTTGCGTACCCTCATCGCTTCTAATATTTGCTCTGCACTCATTTTCCTCCATTCCAACAAACCCCATAGCGTTGTTCACAGTGACCTGAAAGCATCTAACATTCTTCTCGATGGAAATAATGTAGCTAAACTCAGTGGTTTCGGTGTATGCCGAATGCTAACTGATGAGTTTAAGACCACAACCACTCTATATCGTCATACCCACCCAAAGGGCTCCTTTGTGTACATTGATCCTGAATACCTTATCTCTGGTGATCTGACCCCCCGATCTGATGTATATTCTTTTGGCATTGTACTCCTGCGCCTTTTGACTGGAAGATCAGGATTTGGTCTATTGAAAGATGTGCAACGGGCAGTGGAAAAGGGTTGTTTGCAAGCAATATTGGATCCATCCGCCAGGGAATGGCCTGCTATATATGCCGAGCAGTTGGCTCAGGTGGGTTTGAGATGTTGTGAAATCAGAAGAAAAAACCGTCCTGACCTGCAAACGGAGGTTTGGACTGTACTAGAACCAATGTTGAAATCTGCTTCTGTGAcgctatgttcattgtcatttAAATCAGTATCAGAAGACCTTGGTGGTGTGCCATCCTACTTCATATGTCCGATACTTCAG GATGTCATGAGGGACCCTCTAATTGCTGCAGATGGTTTTACATATGAAGCCGAGGCTATAAGGGAATGGCTGGACAGTGGCCACCGTACGTCACCCATGACAAACCTTGAGCTACCCCACCGTGATCTTTTGCCAAACCATGCCCTCCGTTCTGCAATTCAAGAATGGCTGCAGACAAATGCAGAATAA
- the LOC133901842 gene encoding U-box domain-containing protein 33-like isoform X8, with translation MVLWMAVPLSHEEMQEGSQSSRLTLSSAERSASLSEMWCVANTWLHKSIIEPQIERTTSDLSDNRGEENVKATNESYDNFQHILRELESVRREAYEEKCRREEAERELFAASQRAQAFENSYFRELKQKNELIEKLMTTMEEVESLIKRTDELCAKLQEEREQRMAMEKRGAHSDRIIKDLMLQRDKALREAETLRTTKREYTATAEGTMHITELSYSEITEATNNFDRSLKIGESAYGGVYKGFLRHTNVAIKKLNPESTQSQSQFNQEVEILSRVRHPNLVTLMGTCKDAQALVYEFMPNGNLDDRLACKDNSKPLSWQLRTLIASNICSALIFLHSNKPHSVVHSDLKASNILLDGNNVAKLSGFGVCRMLTDEFKTTTTLYRHTHPKGSFVYIDPEYLISGDLTPRSDVYSFGIVLLRLLTGRSGFGLLKDVQRAVEKGCLQAILDPSAREWPAIYAEQLAQVGLRCCEIRRKNRPDLQTEVWTVLEPMLKSASVTLCSLSFKSVSEDLGGVPSYFICPILQDVMRDPLIAADGFTYEAEAIREWLDSGHRTSPMTNLELPHRDLLPNHALRSAIQEWLQTNAE, from the exons ATGGTACTATGGATG GCTGTTCCCCTTAGCCATGAAGAAATGCAGGAAGGTAGTCAAAGCTCCAGGTTAACACTGTCTTCAGCGGAGAGATCGGCAAGCTTGTCAGAAATGTGGTGTGTTGCAAATACATGGCTACACAAATCAATCATTGAACCACAGATTGAAAGGACTACTTCAGACCTATCGGACAATAGGGGAGAG GAAAATGTTAAAGCAACTAATGAGTCTTACGATAATTTCCAGCATATCCTCAGGGAGTTAGAGAGTGTAAGAAGAGAAGCTTATGAAGAGAAATGCAGGCGTGAGGAAGCAGAAAGAGAGTTATTTGCGGCTTCCCAGAGA GCACAAGCCTTCGAAAATTCGTACTTCCGAGAACTGAAGCAAAAGAATGAACTAATAGAAAAGTTGATGACGACAATGGAAGAAGTTGAGAGTCTCATTAAAAGGACTGATGAACTTTGTGCAAAACTTCAAGAGGAACGCGAGCAAAGAATGGCCATGGAGAAGCGAGGTGCCCATTCTGACCGCATCATTAAGGATTTAATGTTGCAGCGCGACAAAGCATTAAGAGAGGCAGAAACACTACGCACAACGAAAAGAGAGTATACTGCAACTGCAGAGGGGACGATGCATATCACAGAGTTGTCCTACTCAGAGATTACTGAAGCAACTAACAACTTTGACCGCTCACTGAAGATAGGAGAAAGTGCATATGGAGGTGTATACAAGGGGTTTCTTCGGCACACCAATGTAGCTATAAAGAAGTTGAATCCTGAAAGCACACAGTCACAGTCGCAGTTCAATCAAGAG GTGGAGATTCTCAGCAGGGTGCGGCATCCAAATCTTGTAACTCTCATGGGAACATGCAAGGATGCTCAAGCTCTTGTCTATGAGTTCATGCCCAATGGAAACTTGGATGACCGCCTGGCTTGCAAAGATAATTCCAAGCCTCTTAGTTGGCAGTTGCGTACCCTCATCGCTTCTAATATTTGCTCTGCACTCATTTTCCTCCATTCCAACAAACCCCATAGCGTTGTTCACAGTGACCTGAAAGCATCTAACATTCTTCTCGATGGAAATAATGTAGCTAAACTCAGTGGTTTCGGTGTATGCCGAATGCTAACTGATGAGTTTAAGACCACAACCACTCTATATCGTCATACCCACCCAAAGGGCTCCTTTGTGTACATTGATCCTGAATACCTTATCTCTGGTGATCTGACCCCCCGATCTGATGTATATTCTTTTGGCATTGTACTCCTGCGCCTTTTGACTGGAAGATCAGGATTTGGTCTATTGAAAGATGTGCAACGGGCAGTGGAAAAGGGTTGTTTGCAAGCAATATTGGATCCATCCGCCAGGGAATGGCCTGCTATATATGCCGAGCAGTTGGCTCAGGTGGGTTTGAGATGTTGTGAAATCAGAAGAAAAAACCGTCCTGACCTGCAAACGGAGGTTTGGACTGTACTAGAACCAATGTTGAAATCTGCTTCTGTGAcgctatgttcattgtcatttAAATCAGTATCAGAAGACCTTGGTGGTGTGCCATCCTACTTCATATGTCCGATACTTCAG GATGTCATGAGGGACCCTCTAATTGCTGCAGATGGTTTTACATATGAAGCCGAGGCTATAAGGGAATGGCTGGACAGTGGCCACCGTACGTCACCCATGACAAACCTTGAGCTACCCCACCGTGATCTTTTGCCAAACCATGCCCTCCGTTCTGCAATTCAAGAATGGCTGCAGACAAATGCAGAATAA